The window CGGCCTTCGTGCCCCCGCCCTCCGGCACCATCGGCCGCATGCGGACCACCGCGACGGCGGCCGCCGCGAACGAGGCCGTGTCGATCCAGTAGGCGGCGGCGAAGCCGAAGCGGGCGATGGCGACGCCGCCGACGGCCGGGCCGACGACCCCGCCGACCTGGTAGAGCACCTGGTTGAGGGCGAGCGCGGCCGGCAGCTGCTCGCGGCGCACGAGCCCCGGGATGGCCGCCGTGCGGGTCGGCGAGTCGATGGCCGACAGCCCGGCCGCCGCCCCGGTGAGCACGTAGAGGGGCCAGACGGCGGGGTCGTCGGTCATGGCGTTCAGCGCCAGCCCCACCGAGGTGAGGGCGAGCAGCGCCTGGGTGACGAGCAGCAGCTTCCTGCGGTCGACGGCGTCGGCGACGGCCCCGCCGACGAGGGAGAAGGCCAGCAGCGGCACCAGCTGGGCGATGCCGAGCAGGCCGACGGCGAGCGACGAGTCGGTGAGCAGGAAGACCTGGAGCGGGACGGCGACGACCGTGACCTGGCGCCCGAGGAACGAGACGAGCTGCCCGTTGTAGAGGAGGCGGTACTCGCGGGAGTCGCGCAGCGGCGACAGGTCGGGGAGGATGCGCCGCCGGGCGCCGGGGGCAGCGCTCAGCTCGCCCCCGGCAGGACCTGCTCGATGGTGGCGACGACCTCGTCGGCCTCCGGGTCGGTGCCGGGCCGGAAGCGGGCGACCGGGCGGCCGTCCGCGTCCACCACCCACTTCTCGAAATTCCACTGCACGTCGCCGGCCTCGCCGTCGGCGTCGGGCACGGCGGTGAGCTCGTCGAACACCGGGTGGCGGCCGGGCCCGTTGACCTCGACCTTCTCGAACAGCGGGAAGTCCACCCCGTAGGTGGTCGAGCAGAAGGTGGCGATCTCCTCGGGCGTCCCCGGCTCCTGGCGGCCGAACTGGTTGCACGGGAAGCCGAGCACGGTGAAGCCCTGGTCGGCGAAGCGCTCCTGGAGGCGGACGAGCCCGGCGTACTGGGGGGTGAGGCCGCAGCGGGAGGCGACGTTGACGACGAGCGCGGCCTTGCCCCGGTGGCGGGACAGGGCGTCGGGCTCGCCGGACAGCGAGCTGGCGGGGAGGTCGTAGATGGTCATCGCAGGAGGCCGACGCCGGGGCGGCGCCGGGTATTCCCCGCTCGTACCCGGCCGGCGACGACGGCGACCCCCTCGGCCGCCAGCCGGCGCTCGTGCTCGGCCTCGCTCCCCGGCACCAGGCGGCCGGTCGAGGTCACCACCCGCCACCACGGGCAGGGTGCCGTCCGAGGCGGCGAGGAGGGCGCCGACGGCCCGCGCCGCCCCCGGGTGGCCGGCCTCGGCCGCCACCTCGCCGTAGGTGACGACCTCGCCCGGGCGCAGCCGGGCCAGCACGGCGAGCACGTCGCGCTGGAACCCGGTCACCGGCCGGAGGCTACGCGGCGGCCCACGGGCCCGAGGGCGAGGCCCGGCGCCGGTCGCGCCCGCGGCCGCCCGCGCCTCGCGCCTGGCGGCGCCCCGCGTGTCACAGTCGGCACCCATGGGCGACACGGAGCGGCGGGCGAGGCTGGACGTCGTCCTCGGGGTGGCGATGGCCGGCCTCCGGTGGGCGGGCCGCCTCGTCCGCCTGCTGGCCGTGGTCGTCGCCGTCGCCGGGCTGGTCGACGCCGCGCTGGTGGCCGCCGTCGCCCCGGCCGGGGTGGCCGTCGGCGTCGCCGCCGTCGCCCTCCTCGCCGCCGCCCTGCTCACGCTCTACCGGCGCCGGCTGCGGGAGGTGGCGGACGGCGAGGACGACCTGCGGGACGCGCTCACCGGCGCCTGGGTCACCGGCGAGCCCGGCCGGCGGCTGAACGAGGACCTGCTGCCGAGGATCCGTGGCGGCCCTCGGCTCGGGCGGCTGCGGGCGCTGTGGCAGGCCGTCGGCATCGTGCGCGACCACTCCCCCGTCCGCGCCGTGCGCGACGGCCTCGACGCGGTCGCCGGCGGCGCCGCCCTCCTCCCCTACGCCGCGGTGCTGGCCGCCGTGCTCGTCGCGGCCGTGCCCGTCCTCGCCGTCGTCGCCCTGGTCGCCTGAGTCCGGCCTACCCCACGTCGACCACGAGGCGGTCGCGCAGCTCGGCGGCCGGCAGGTCCTCGGTCCGCACGGCGTACTCCCGCCTCGTCACCCGGTCCGTCGTCGCCGCGGCGACCTCGCCGTCGCGGTCGAGGGCGACCACGCTGACGACGAGGGGGGCGCTGCGCCCGCCCATCCCGGCCAGGTCCCGCAGGGCGGCGGCGCACGCGTCCCCGACCGCCAGCCCGGCCGCCATGCCGGCCACCACCCGGCCGGCCGTGCCGCTGCGGATGGCGAGCTCGCCAAAGCCCGTGCAGGCCGCCGCGCCGTAGCGGTCGTCGGCGTAGTTGCCGG of the Acidimicrobiales bacterium genome contains:
- a CDS encoding glutathione peroxidase, yielding MTIYDLPASSLSGEPDALSRHRGKAALVVNVASRCGLTPQYAGLVRLQERFADQGFTVLGFPCNQFGRQEPGTPEEIATFCSTTYGVDFPLFEKVEVNGPGRHPVFDELTAVPDADGEAGDVQWNFEKWVVDADGRPVARFRPGTDPEADEVVATIEQVLPGAS
- a CDS encoding MFS transporter codes for the protein MGGGRGRPPGRPLPARHRPGGRRGRRHHRAGPAGGELSAAPGARRRILPDLSPLRDSREYRLLYNGQLVSFLGRQVTVVAVPLQVFLLTDSSLAVGLLGIAQLVPLLAFSLVGGAVADAVDRRKLLLVTQALLALTSVGLALNAMTDDPAVWPLYVLTGAAAGLSAIDSPTRTAAIPGLVRREQLPAALALNQVLYQVGGVVGPAVGGVAIARFGFAAAYWIDTASFAAAAVAVVRMRPMVPEGGGTKAGLASVAEGFRFLKGRRALQGTFVIDVNAMVFGMPRALFPALGTEVFGGGATTVGLLNAAPGAGALVGALTTGWVSGVRRPGVAVLWAVTVWGIAIAGFGAVPWLPLGLVLLAVAGAADVVSAVFRNTILQLEVPDRLRGRLSAVHIAVVTGGPRLGDAEAGAVAAVTTPRFSVVSGGLACVAGVLVIARLMPQLAAWRPPPEPEPAAAPASA